A portion of the Glycine max cultivar Williams 82 chromosome 10, Glycine_max_v4.0, whole genome shotgun sequence genome contains these proteins:
- the PAE1 gene encoding proteasome subunit alpha type-5 has product MFLTRTEYDRGVNTFSPEGRLFQVEYAIEAIKLGSTAIGLKTKEGVVLAVEKRITSPLLEPSSVEKIMEIDEHIGCAMSGLIADARTLVEHARVETQNHRFSYGEPMTVESTTQALCDLALRFGEGDEESMSRPFGVSLLIAGHDENGPSLYYTDPSGTFWQCNGKAIGSGSEGADSSLQEQFSKDLTLQEAETIALSILKQVMEEKVTPNNVDIAKVAPTYHLYTPSEVEAVISRL; this is encoded by the exons ATGTTTCTCACAAG GACTGAGTATGACCGAGGAGTCAACACCTTTTCTCCCGAAGGCCGTTTGTTTCAGGTTGAGTATGCAATCGAAGCCATCAAG CTGGGATCAACTGCGATTgggttgaagaccaaagaagGAGTTGTCCTTGCAGTTGAAAAGCGCATCACATCGCCGCTCCTG GAGCCTAGTAGTGTTGAGAAAATTATGGAAATTGATGAGCACATCGGTTGTGCAATGAGTGGGTTGATTGCAGATGCTCGAACACTTGTTGAGCATGCACGGGTGGAAACTCAG AATCACAGGTTCTCCTATGGTGAGCCTATGACTGTTGAGTCCACCACCCAAGCTCTTTGTGATCTAGCCTTGCGTTTTGGTGAAGGTGATGAAGAGTCCATG TCCCGACCATTTGGAGTATCTCTCCTCATTGCTGGTCATGATGAGAATGGACCTAGCTT ATACTACACTGATCCATCTGGCACATTTTGGCAATGCAATGGCAAAGCTATTGGTTCAGGGTCAGAAGGTGCAGACAGTTCTCTACAAGAACAATTCAGCAAG GACCTAACCCTTCAAGAAGCCGAGACTATTGCTTTATCCATTTTGAAGCAAGTTATGGAAGAAAAG GTCACTCCCAACAACGTTGACATTGCCAAGGTGGCTCCAACGTATCATCTTTATACACCGTCTGAGGTGGA